A single genomic interval of Chitinophaga sp. 180180018-3 harbors:
- a CDS encoding FecR domain-containing protein, which yields MMHKDEFEQLLRKYRDEQLNEDELALLYEYIHQGAFPEVVDHWLEETFHDPAYAGSARDYAPADIFAAMESRMGPEKKVFPWWKAAVAAAAVLLSGICVYWFSRPAHAPTPIPVAIHFDAPPGKSGAMLTLGSGQQILLDSAGNGRLARQGATNLQKEEGQLSYQRQRGSSGDSLVYNTVSTPRGRQFRLVLADGTHVWLNAGSQIRFPAAFTGKERRVDISGEAYFEVKPDPEMPFIIQAHSAQIRVLGTSFNVADYDDEKNMTTTLLEGSVKIHTTSTAMLLQPGQQASIEKNTGKLSAKTVDTEQAVAWTKDRLALNNTDFAELMRRISRWYDVDVVYAGKVPDIHIGGSLHRNVNLSVVLEFLGENGVHYTTNGKTVTILP from the coding sequence ATGATGCACAAAGACGAATTTGAGCAGTTACTTAGAAAGTACCGCGACGAACAGCTGAATGAAGACGAGCTGGCGTTGTTGTATGAGTATATACATCAGGGTGCCTTTCCCGAAGTGGTGGATCATTGGCTGGAGGAAACCTTCCATGATCCGGCCTACGCCGGCAGTGCCCGGGACTACGCACCTGCGGATATTTTTGCCGCAATGGAATCGCGCATGGGCCCGGAAAAGAAGGTGTTTCCCTGGTGGAAAGCAGCAGTGGCGGCAGCGGCAGTATTGTTATCAGGTATTTGCGTGTATTGGTTCAGTCGCCCGGCACATGCTCCCACGCCCATCCCGGTAGCCATCCATTTCGATGCGCCTCCCGGGAAAAGTGGTGCCATGCTTACACTTGGCAGCGGGCAACAGATATTGCTGGATAGTGCCGGAAACGGGCGGCTGGCCAGGCAGGGCGCCACGAACCTTCAGAAGGAAGAAGGGCAGCTTAGTTATCAGCGCCAGCGCGGATCTTCGGGGGATTCGCTGGTGTACAACACCGTATCTACTCCCCGGGGCCGGCAATTCAGGCTGGTGCTGGCCGATGGTACACATGTGTGGCTGAATGCCGGCAGCCAGATCAGGTTCCCTGCGGCGTTCACCGGAAAAGAAAGACGCGTAGACATCAGCGGGGAAGCCTATTTCGAGGTGAAGCCCGATCCTGAAATGCCTTTTATTATACAGGCACATAGCGCACAGATACGGGTGCTGGGTACCAGCTTCAACGTTGCCGATTATGATGATGAAAAAAATATGACTACCACGTTATTGGAAGGGTCCGTGAAAATACACACTACCTCCACTGCTATGCTCCTGCAACCCGGTCAGCAGGCCAGCATCGAAAAAAATACCGGGAAATTATCAGCCAAAACCGTTGATACGGAACAAGCCGTGGCGTGGACAAAAGACCGCCTGGCATTGAATAATACGGACTTTGCAGAGCTGATGCGCCGCATCTCCAGATGGTATGATGTGGATGTTGTATATGCCGGCAAAGTGCCGGATATACATATCGGCGGCTCTCTGCACAGAAATGTCAACCTCTCAGTGGTATTGGAATTCCTGGGAGAAAACGGCGTGCATTATACTACCAACGGAAAAACAGTGACAATACTTCCCTGA
- a CDS encoding DUF5007 domain-containing protein, translated as MKVSFNIKNLCWLVLIIFGVSCKKDNADGFLSPALKYTNPTIKAVVGASLVQSGAMVTDESTKPLLFTIDAIRYDDGTLADKVMSYKVDTYFWKAEYTGKEKTIADVDKKRTKVNRPAIDINPENGMVVIYPEARDTMRLAKGRYVIDVRVKNSAGERLIKSALTIDVSYAGPYTYRFAGVDGKLTGIDVTVDRLENTGKKILVYVVDKDGNPVDPKKLLGYDYAPANSPDPDLKDWHNLGLGNPTSYTEFPDHLELEVAGFPIPYVAGQVARIDMYNNGDVNGSYFNYWFDVSFQQEGVWKVTIRLKYN; from the coding sequence ATGAAAGTATCATTCAATATAAAAAATCTTTGCTGGCTGGTGCTCATCATCTTTGGTGTTTCCTGTAAGAAGGATAATGCCGATGGATTCCTCAGCCCGGCCCTTAAATATACCAATCCTACTATTAAAGCGGTGGTAGGCGCTTCCCTGGTACAGTCGGGGGCTATGGTCACCGACGAATCTACCAAGCCGCTTTTGTTTACCATTGATGCTATACGCTACGATGACGGCACCCTCGCCGACAAAGTAATGTCGTATAAGGTAGATACCTATTTCTGGAAAGCGGAATATACGGGTAAGGAGAAAACCATTGCAGACGTAGATAAAAAGCGTACAAAAGTGAACCGTCCGGCAATTGATATCAACCCGGAAAATGGGATGGTCGTCATCTATCCGGAAGCAAGAGACACTATGAGGCTTGCAAAAGGACGGTATGTAATTGATGTGAGAGTGAAGAACAGCGCAGGAGAACGACTCATCAAGTCGGCGCTGACCATCGATGTCAGCTATGCAGGACCTTATACCTATCGTTTCGCTGGTGTTGACGGGAAGCTGACCGGTATTGATGTAACGGTAGACCGGCTGGAAAATACCGGCAAAAAGATCCTGGTATATGTTGTTGACAAAGATGGTAACCCGGTTGATCCCAAAAAACTATTGGGATACGATTATGCGCCCGCCAACTCGCCGGACCCGGATCTGAAAGACTGGCATAACCTGGGTTTGGGAAATCCTACCAGTTACACTGAATTCCCGGACCACCTGGAGCTGGAAGTTGCCGGTTTCCCCATCCCTTATGTTGCCGGCCAGGTTGCACGCATTGATATGTACAATAACGGGGATGTTAATGGCAGCTATTTTAACTACTGGTTCGATGTATCCTTTCAACAGGAGGGAGTATGGAAGGTGACGATCAGGTTGAAGTATAACTGA
- a CDS encoding DUF2314 domain-containing protein, with translation MEENKIFYAEASDEGMERAFEKARETFKYFWRESSWEQHRIVPALGMAAVKIAFSQETDDPGKPIVEHMWVNEVGFDGDNIFGVLINSPNDLTNVREGDHIAVPLYQLSDWLFTTMHKTFGGFTIHYLRSQMDDAERKEHDEAWGLDFGDFNNIEVVTKQGEHPEYLVEHPMSINMKDKLKEFLTAHPAEINAANEDGYTFLHRETIAGNKSSVEALLEAGADRQAVTRAGKTALDFARQLKWEHLIPVLEK, from the coding sequence ATGGAAGAGAACAAAATATTTTATGCCGAAGCAAGTGATGAAGGCATGGAAAGAGCCTTTGAAAAAGCCAGGGAAACATTCAAATATTTCTGGCGGGAATCGTCCTGGGAACAACACAGAATCGTTCCGGCACTGGGGATGGCTGCTGTTAAAATTGCTTTCAGCCAGGAAACCGATGACCCTGGTAAACCAATCGTAGAACATATGTGGGTAAATGAAGTGGGCTTCGATGGCGACAATATTTTCGGGGTGCTCATCAACAGTCCCAATGATCTGACCAATGTACGGGAAGGTGATCATATCGCCGTTCCCTTGTACCAGCTCAGCGACTGGCTGTTTACGACCATGCACAAAACCTTCGGCGGTTTTACCATCCACTATCTCCGGTCGCAGATGGATGATGCGGAACGTAAGGAGCACGACGAAGCCTGGGGACTGGATTTCGGGGATTTCAATAATATTGAAGTCGTGACAAAGCAGGGAGAACATCCTGAATACCTCGTGGAACACCCGATGAGTATTAACATGAAGGATAAACTGAAAGAATTCCTTACTGCTCATCCTGCCGAAATCAATGCTGCTAACGAGGACGGGTATACGTTTTTGCATCGCGAAACAATTGCAGGTAATAAATCAAGCGTGGAAGCGCTGCTTGAAGCAGGCGCTGACCGGCAGGCCGTAACCCGGGCTGGCAAAACAGCCCTTGATTTCGCGCGGCAACTGAAATGGGAACACCTGATTCCTGTGCTGGAAAAATAA
- a CDS encoding sigma-70 family RNA polymerase sigma factor encodes MYNDNINTEYELLLQVSDGDRQAFRQLFETYWDQVFGSCLHLTKSPELAKDLSQDIFLKVWDHRDKLPDIKNFKGYLFTIARNMVRDQLRTTVFRESNREFLQEYFSGNAISPQQLLERKQLGHQVQAAIKSLPPKLQQVFTLSHLEGLSHKEIAGRLEISPLSSKTYMVRALLLLRKLLVNDPDNLFIITLLYLGHAYFHFF; translated from the coding sequence TTGTATAACGATAACATAAATACAGAATATGAGCTGTTGCTGCAGGTGTCGGATGGCGACCGGCAGGCATTCCGGCAGTTATTTGAAACTTATTGGGATCAGGTGTTCGGCTCCTGTCTTCATCTGACCAAATCTCCTGAATTGGCCAAAGATCTCAGCCAGGATATTTTCCTGAAAGTCTGGGATCATCGTGATAAATTACCGGATATAAAGAATTTTAAAGGATACCTGTTCACCATTGCCCGGAACATGGTACGGGACCAGCTCCGGACAACGGTATTCCGGGAATCGAACCGGGAATTCCTGCAGGAGTACTTCTCGGGCAATGCTATCTCTCCGCAACAGCTGCTGGAACGCAAGCAGTTGGGACACCAGGTACAGGCTGCTATCAAGAGCCTGCCCCCCAAACTGCAACAGGTATTTACACTCAGCCACCTGGAAGGCCTTAGTCACAAAGAAATTGCGGGCCGGCTGGAAATCTCCCCGCTGTCGTCCAAAACCTATATGGTACGTGCATTGCTCCTGTTGCGAAAGCTGCTGGTGAATGACCCCGACAACCTGTTTATAATTACTTTACTATACCTGGGCCATGCTTATTTTCATTTTTTTTGA
- a CDS encoding RagB/SusD family nutrient uptake outer membrane protein, translating to MIRKIKSRSLLVLALVFAGSCTKLDEQLYDRITSENFLQTKADVIRDFLRPFEHSYWSIQGGATFMLQENSTDELMTLNRQGDWYDGAQYQRVHYHTWTPNDNYTSDAWNALYQGINLATNSLEDLQSIKDPSKFSLAQAELDDYIAELKTLRAWLNIRVLDFYRNMVIVTKVKGETKSGPQVPPQEAFDFIEKELKDALPALPTNASLGKNAIGRWTKGGAAALLVRLYLNAKVYTGKDRFADCAAVCKDIIDGKYGAYALESRWDAPFDYNNAQSTETVFGFPGSFGLTHWQYDGGMYFWMMPYQATRYFGFTDFGDANPKYALQPGRDVDSIEYTFTLGKPFIRFHRYPDDYRLKKYQNLGHSTREGMFLYGYLPYINADGKQDTVRGNKGPYPLFLRDQVGMFLGTPPGTPIADKESDMNHGDHNSGVFPVKYPYYPSSDANKISSAYAEIRLAEVYYSYAECKYRAGDKAGAAVLLNAVRVRNYPAGSESLYKPDGSQLTDQEMLDEWGREFLVEARRRTDLIRWGVFNSGTWWDKKPDADDHTAIFPLGQNVLNASPGLKQNPGY from the coding sequence ATGATACGTAAAATAAAATCCCGCTCACTACTGGTACTGGCGCTCGTTTTCGCCGGCAGCTGTACCAAACTGGATGAACAACTGTACGACCGGATCACTTCGGAAAATTTCCTGCAGACCAAAGCGGATGTGATCCGCGACTTCCTCCGTCCGTTTGAGCACTCCTACTGGAGTATACAAGGTGGTGCTACATTTATGTTGCAGGAGAATAGTACCGATGAACTGATGACGTTAAACAGGCAGGGCGACTGGTACGACGGGGCGCAGTATCAGCGGGTGCATTACCACACCTGGACGCCGAACGACAACTACACCAGCGATGCCTGGAATGCGCTCTACCAGGGGATTAACCTGGCCACAAACTCCCTGGAAGATCTGCAGAGCATCAAAGATCCGTCGAAATTCAGCCTCGCTCAGGCGGAGCTGGATGATTATATAGCAGAGCTGAAAACCCTGCGGGCCTGGCTTAACATCAGGGTACTGGATTTCTACCGCAATATGGTCATCGTTACCAAAGTTAAAGGCGAAACGAAATCAGGCCCTCAGGTACCTCCCCAGGAAGCTTTTGATTTTATAGAGAAAGAATTGAAAGATGCCTTACCAGCGCTGCCCACCAATGCAAGTCTGGGTAAAAATGCCATTGGCCGCTGGACAAAAGGTGGCGCTGCGGCTTTACTGGTGCGACTTTACCTGAATGCAAAAGTATACACCGGCAAAGACCGGTTTGCTGATTGTGCGGCCGTTTGCAAAGACATCATCGATGGCAAATACGGCGCTTATGCACTGGAAAGCAGATGGGATGCTCCTTTCGACTACAACAATGCCCAATCCACCGAAACCGTTTTTGGTTTCCCCGGCAGCTTTGGTCTCACACACTGGCAATACGATGGTGGTATGTATTTCTGGATGATGCCTTACCAGGCAACCCGCTACTTCGGGTTCACCGACTTCGGGGATGCCAACCCCAAGTACGCCTTACAGCCAGGCCGTGACGTAGACAGCATCGAGTATACGTTTACGTTAGGAAAGCCTTTCATCAGGTTTCATCGTTACCCCGACGATTACCGGCTCAAAAAATACCAGAACCTTGGGCATAGCACGCGTGAAGGCATGTTCCTCTATGGCTATCTTCCCTATATCAATGCAGATGGAAAACAGGATACCGTAAGAGGTAATAAGGGGCCATATCCGCTGTTCCTGCGCGATCAGGTGGGTATGTTCCTCGGTACACCTCCCGGCACGCCTATCGCCGATAAGGAATCCGACATGAATCATGGTGATCATAATTCCGGCGTATTCCCGGTAAAATATCCCTACTATCCCAGTAGTGATGCCAATAAGATCTCCTCAGCCTATGCAGAGATCAGGCTGGCGGAAGTATATTATTCCTATGCGGAATGCAAATACAGAGCGGGCGATAAAGCAGGAGCAGCGGTACTGCTCAATGCCGTGCGCGTACGCAACTACCCTGCCGGCTCAGAAAGCCTGTACAAGCCAGATGGCAGCCAGTTAACGGATCAGGAAATGCTGGACGAATGGGGCCGTGAGTTCCTGGTAGAAGCCAGAAGAAGAACGGACCTGATTCGCTGGGGTGTTTTCAATTCCGGCACCTGGTGGGATAAGAAACCGGATGCAGACGATCATACTGCTATATTCCCGTTAGGGCAAAATGTGCTCAATGCGTCACCGGGATTAAAACAAAACCCGGGGTACTAG
- a CDS encoding SusC/RagA family TonB-linked outer membrane protein: MQLLVYGKVLARGTRLPSKLPLIMKLTAVLLLAGALHVCAAGYSQGLTISARNITLEKVFKLIESRSDYSFLWNESVVDKFTTVTVDVRDASLGNALDQALKGLPLTYRIRDKVVIIEPVPFRPAIADTTGVVRGKVTDESGQPLVGATVTVKGTTRGTVTNEKGDFSLPRTTAGISLVVSFVGYTEKTVAVGNRGDIRIALSMSGVNLGNVNVISVGYGTLNKKEVSSAITHLSSNELLSVGGNGALMSMQGKVAGLTIANSAAADPNSTPSIQLRGVSSRDAGLGPLYVINGIPGGNIDNLNQNDIESIDVLKGGAASAIYGTRGSNGVIVITTKKGSSDSRLFYDGYVGVDFITNKLHVLSKDEFLAHKRGVDFGGNTDWLKAVSRDPALSQKHTLQFSGGSDRTNYMASVDYRKANGIDYRSSKEEYGARLNLNHNSANGRYNVSLNVAPRVAKTNLADYSAFNYALTLNPTLSPYDSAGRYAYIKTGFFANNPVEAAKTILSQQEIKYLDINGSFKVNLLPGLNTILTVGQVNSSFRKMDFTPNTNTNVSVSNGGTGRNSASQGLDENDQKSFEWIGNYALDAGIHSVKLLAGYSFQQFTSSGFSASNQDFPSNVLTYNNLGSGLWNLQPGQNGVGSYKNSSRLIAFFGRVNYDLDQKYFLSASLRREGSSKFGRNNKWGYFPAVSAAWRLTQESFMKNVRWLNELKLRADYGETGNQDFGNYLSLDTYSGYGYYVFNGTTYQVWGPSQNTNYNLRWEKALNFNIGLDFDLLNNRISGSLNYYIRTNKDLLGYYAVSNPPNIQGQTYANVGTMKNTGIELQVNATVVKQRDFTYSVSFAGASNSNKFVSFSNDLFKGQTYIDVVGMPAPGSPGNLQRLQEDRRIGSFYALKSAGVDANGALLVYNKKGEVVTADKANNDDKQFVGNGLPQFTASLGNSFSYKRWDLSIFLRGSFGYKVFNTVAFYLGTPATQSDANVLTSAYNGSRYSKLTNPSTGSALSDYFLEPGSFVKIANVNLGYTQPLQFKYVRSLRIYATARNLHTFTKFTGGDPDLIPVNGLYPGVNNSLSYYPATTQLLFGLQLNF; this comes from the coding sequence ATGCAACTACTCGTTTATGGCAAAGTACTTGCCAGGGGAACTCGTTTGCCTTCCAAATTGCCACTTATCATGAAACTAACCGCTGTTTTGCTTTTAGCAGGTGCACTCCACGTGTGTGCAGCAGGTTACTCCCAGGGACTGACTATTTCAGCCAGGAATATTACCCTGGAGAAAGTTTTCAAGCTGATAGAATCCCGCTCCGATTATTCCTTTCTCTGGAATGAATCCGTGGTCGACAAATTCACTACGGTAACTGTGGATGTGAGGGATGCCTCTCTCGGCAATGCGCTGGATCAGGCCCTGAAAGGGCTTCCGCTTACTTATCGTATACGCGATAAGGTAGTTATTATTGAGCCTGTTCCTTTCAGGCCGGCTATTGCCGATACCACCGGTGTAGTGCGGGGGAAAGTGACGGATGAAAGCGGGCAGCCACTGGTAGGCGCTACGGTCACGGTCAAAGGAACAACGCGGGGTACCGTCACCAACGAAAAGGGAGATTTCTCCCTGCCGCGAACCACAGCCGGCATTTCCCTCGTAGTATCATTTGTGGGCTATACCGAAAAAACCGTTGCAGTAGGCAACCGTGGCGATATTCGTATAGCCCTTTCCATGAGCGGCGTCAACCTGGGCAATGTAAATGTGATCAGCGTGGGCTATGGCACACTCAACAAAAAGGAAGTGTCGAGTGCCATCACGCACCTGAGCTCCAATGAGCTGCTGTCGGTAGGCGGCAACGGTGCACTCATGTCCATGCAGGGAAAGGTAGCCGGCCTCACCATTGCCAACAGCGCGGCAGCTGATCCCAACTCCACCCCCAGCATCCAGCTGCGCGGCGTTTCCTCCCGTGATGCAGGATTAGGGCCTCTCTACGTGATCAACGGCATCCCCGGCGGCAACATCGATAACCTGAATCAGAACGATATCGAATCGATCGATGTACTCAAAGGCGGCGCGGCGTCTGCTATCTACGGTACCCGTGGCAGCAATGGCGTAATTGTAATCACCACCAAAAAAGGATCATCCGATTCACGCCTGTTCTATGATGGATACGTTGGCGTGGATTTCATCACCAATAAACTGCACGTGCTTTCGAAAGACGAATTCCTCGCACACAAACGGGGTGTCGACTTTGGCGGCAACACCGACTGGCTGAAGGCTGTCAGCCGCGATCCGGCACTTTCCCAGAAACACACGCTTCAGTTCTCCGGTGGCTCCGACCGTACCAACTATATGGCCTCGGTCGATTACCGCAAGGCTAATGGTATCGATTACCGCTCCTCAAAAGAAGAATATGGAGCAAGGCTCAATCTCAACCACAACTCCGCCAACGGACGATATAATGTAAGCCTCAACGTGGCGCCGAGAGTGGCTAAAACCAACCTGGCCGATTATAGTGCGTTCAACTACGCACTAACGTTGAACCCTACACTATCGCCCTACGACAGTGCCGGCAGATATGCTTATATTAAAACGGGATTCTTTGCGAACAACCCGGTGGAAGCCGCTAAAACAATACTTTCACAGCAGGAGATAAAATACCTCGATATCAACGGATCGTTTAAAGTGAACCTCCTGCCCGGATTGAATACGATCCTCACCGTAGGACAGGTGAACTCTTCTTTCCGCAAGATGGATTTCACCCCTAACACCAATACCAATGTGTCTGTCAGCAATGGAGGTACCGGTCGTAACTCGGCATCACAGGGCCTCGATGAAAACGACCAGAAGAGCTTCGAATGGATCGGTAATTATGCACTCGATGCTGGTATCCATTCCGTAAAACTGCTCGCCGGTTATTCTTTCCAGCAGTTCACTTCTTCCGGTTTTTCTGCTTCCAACCAGGATTTTCCTTCCAATGTGCTCACCTACAACAACCTGGGCTCCGGCCTCTGGAACCTGCAGCCAGGGCAGAACGGCGTTGGCTCCTATAAGAACAGCTCCAGACTCATCGCTTTCTTTGGCAGGGTAAACTACGATCTGGATCAGAAATATTTCCTGTCGGCCAGCCTCCGGCGGGAAGGTTCTTCCAAGTTCGGGCGCAACAACAAATGGGGATATTTTCCCGCAGTGTCCGCAGCATGGCGACTTACACAGGAATCATTCATGAAGAACGTACGGTGGCTGAATGAATTGAAACTCCGCGCCGATTATGGTGAAACAGGCAACCAGGATTTCGGTAATTATCTTTCACTGGATACCTATAGTGGTTATGGTTATTATGTTTTCAACGGCACCACTTACCAGGTATGGGGCCCAAGCCAGAACACCAATTATAACCTCCGCTGGGAAAAGGCGCTGAACTTCAACATAGGACTGGATTTCGACCTGCTCAACAACCGGATCAGCGGTAGCCTGAACTATTATATCCGCACCAACAAAGATCTGCTCGGATATTATGCGGTGTCCAATCCACCTAATATACAGGGGCAAACCTACGCTAACGTGGGTACCATGAAAAACACCGGGATAGAGCTGCAGGTGAACGCTACCGTGGTTAAACAGCGCGACTTTACGTACAGCGTGTCATTTGCGGGCGCCAGCAACAGCAATAAATTCGTGTCGTTCTCCAACGATCTTTTCAAAGGACAAACTTATATAGATGTGGTAGGGATGCCTGCCCCAGGCAGCCCGGGCAACCTGCAACGCCTGCAGGAAGACAGGCGCATCGGTAGCTTCTATGCCCTGAAATCGGCCGGGGTGGATGCTAACGGCGCCCTGCTGGTGTATAACAAAAAAGGCGAAGTGGTTACGGCAGACAAAGCCAACAACGACGATAAACAATTCGTCGGCAATGGCCTGCCTCAGTTTACCGCCAGCCTGGGTAACAGCTTCAGTTACAAAAGATGGGATCTGAGCATCTTCCTGCGCGGCTCTTTCGGCTACAAGGTCTTCAATACGGTAGCGTTTTATCTCGGTACACCGGCCACCCAATCGGATGCCAATGTGCTTACTTCTGCCTACAACGGCAGCAGGTATTCCAAACTGACCAATCCTTCTACCGGATCAGCCCTGTCGGACTATTTCCTGGAACCCGGGAGCTTCGTGAAAATCGCCAATGTTAATCTGGGATATACGCAGCCGTTACAGTTCAAATATGTACGCTCTCTGCGCATATATGCCACTGCCCGTAACCTGCACACCTTCACCAAATTCACCGGCGGCGATCCGGACCTGATCCCGGTGAACGGCCTGTATCCGGGTGTTAACAATTCATTGTCGTACTACCCGGCCACTACACAATTACTATTTGGTCTTCAACTTAACTTCTGA
- a CDS encoding GNAT family N-acetyltransferase translates to MITATSSDKNRVVEILTASFDTNKSVNYIVKQGNERMARIRKLMEYSFDVCLLSGVVYLSEDRNACVLTLLPDKKKTGLQTIWWDIRLICQVTGLSGIRKTLQREARIKKMYPAIKMNYLWFIGVTPAEQHRGAGSRLLKEVINSSGRPVYLETSMPENVNWYQRHGFEVYATLAFEYGELFMLRTF, encoded by the coding sequence ATGATTACCGCCACGTCATCCGACAAAAACAGGGTAGTAGAGATACTCACCGCTTCTTTCGACACCAATAAAAGTGTAAACTATATTGTAAAACAAGGAAATGAACGAATGGCCCGCATCAGGAAGCTGATGGAGTATTCGTTTGATGTTTGCTTGTTATCTGGCGTTGTTTATCTTTCGGAAGACAGGAATGCCTGCGTCCTTACCTTACTGCCGGATAAAAAGAAAACCGGTCTTCAGACGATCTGGTGGGATATCCGGCTGATATGCCAGGTGACCGGCCTGTCGGGCATCCGTAAAACGCTGCAGCGCGAGGCGCGTATCAAAAAAATGTATCCTGCCATAAAGATGAACTATCTATGGTTCATTGGGGTGACGCCTGCGGAGCAACATCGGGGAGCAGGCAGCAGGCTGCTGAAAGAGGTGATCAATAGCAGCGGTCGCCCGGTTTATCTTGAAACGTCGATGCCGGAAAATGTGAACTGGTACCAGCGTCATGGGTTCGAAGTATACGCTACACTGGCTTTTGAATATGGGGAGTTGTTCATGCTCAGAACATTCTAG
- a CDS encoding long-chain fatty acid--CoA ligase, whose product MKRLFDLAAAQESSRSGGVMLASKVNGAWNTLSCENVMQQARSLAAGLLGLDIRNEILEPEKQEKIVIVSQNRPEWIITDLAVQQTGAILTPVYPTISPAEFAAILNDAEVRIIILANKDLYDRFQPAFADIPTLKHVFSFDEVPGVPGWKTLAATPEGEAKRKAVCERITESTIATIIYTSGTTGAPKGVMLSHRNIVSNVMDCMPVFHFARKDDRALSFLPLNHIFEKMLTYLYINTGLGIYYAESMDTIGDNLREVKPMVFTCVPRLLEKVYERIMAKGLELTGIKRALFFWAVNLGKEYDNINRGSFFYRLQLSLANKLIFNKWREALGGRVEAVVSGSAALQEKLIRIFSAAGVTVMEGYGLTETSPVISVNRLESKDRRIGTVGPAIQNVEVTLAEDGEILCRGTNVMVGYYKQPAMTAEVITPDGWFHTGDIGTWIEGRFLKITDRKKEIFKTSGGKYVAPQAIENKMRESPFIEQMMVVGPGRKYVTALIVPNFSQIRNRFTGQGVKLPDDNKALVKDPVVIQLIQEQVDKYNPLFGHVEQIKKFTLLPAEWTVDNGVLTPKLSLRRKVIEQQYNQEIETMYA is encoded by the coding sequence ATGAAGCGATTATTTGATTTAGCTGCGGCGCAGGAAAGCAGCCGCTCTGGCGGCGTGATGCTGGCGTCTAAAGTAAATGGAGCATGGAACACCCTTTCCTGTGAAAATGTGATGCAACAGGCCCGGAGCCTTGCTGCTGGTTTGTTAGGCCTCGATATCCGGAATGAAATACTGGAGCCTGAGAAGCAGGAAAAAATTGTGATTGTATCGCAGAACCGGCCGGAATGGATTATCACGGATCTGGCGGTACAACAAACCGGCGCTATTCTGACGCCTGTTTATCCGACTATCAGTCCGGCTGAATTTGCGGCCATCCTCAACGATGCGGAGGTCCGGATCATTATACTGGCGAACAAGGATCTGTACGATCGTTTTCAGCCGGCATTTGCGGATATTCCCACGCTGAAGCATGTATTTTCCTTTGATGAGGTGCCGGGAGTGCCTGGCTGGAAAACGCTGGCGGCCACGCCCGAAGGGGAAGCGAAACGAAAAGCCGTCTGTGAACGTATTACTGAATCCACGATTGCAACGATCATTTATACGTCGGGCACAACAGGCGCTCCTAAGGGAGTGATGCTGAGTCACCGTAACATTGTAAGCAATGTAATGGATTGTATGCCGGTATTTCATTTTGCCCGTAAAGACGACCGGGCGCTGAGTTTTCTGCCACTTAATCACATCTTTGAAAAAATGCTTACCTACCTGTACATCAACACCGGGTTGGGGATTTACTATGCGGAAAGTATGGATACCATAGGGGATAACCTGCGGGAAGTAAAGCCAATGGTGTTCACCTGTGTGCCGAGGCTGCTGGAAAAGGTATATGAGCGCATTATGGCGAAAGGACTGGAGCTTACCGGTATCAAGCGGGCATTATTCTTCTGGGCGGTAAACCTGGGTAAGGAATATGATAATATCAACCGGGGCTCATTTTTTTACCGGTTACAGTTGTCGCTGGCCAACAAGCTAATCTTCAATAAATGGAGGGAAGCCCTGGGAGGCAGGGTGGAAGCGGTAGTCAGCGGATCGGCTGCGTTGCAGGAAAAACTGATCCGTATTTTCTCGGCTGCCGGGGTGACGGTAATGGAAGGATACGGGCTAACCGAAACTTCGCCGGTAATTTCGGTGAACCGGCTGGAGAGTAAAGACCGGCGCATCGGAACAGTAGGACCAGCCATTCAGAACGTGGAGGTAACCCTCGCGGAAGACGGGGAGATCCTGTGCCGCGGAACGAATGTGATGGTGGGCTATTATAAGCAGCCTGCGATGACAGCAGAGGTCATCACCCCCGATGGATGGTTTCATACCGGCGATATTGGTACCTGGATAGAGGGCCGTTTCCTGAAGATCACCGACCGTAAAAAGGAGATCTTTAAAACCTCCGGTGGTAAGTATGTAGCACCGCAGGCCATTGAAAATAAAATGAGGGAAAGCCCTTTCATCGAGCAGATGATGGTGGTAGGTCCCGGCCGCAAATATGTAACAGCCCTGATTGTGCCTAATTTCTCGCAGATCCGGAACCGGTTCACCGGGCAGGGTGTTAAGCTGCCGGACGATAACAAGGCGCTGGTGAAAGACCCCGTGGTGATACAGCTGATCCAGGAGCAGGTCGATAAATACAATCCGTTATTCGGACATGTTGAACAAATAAAGAAATTCACGTTGCTGCCGGCAGAGTGGACAGTCGACAATGGGGTGCTGACGCCTAAATTATCCTTGCGCCGGAAAGTGATCGAGCAACAATACAACCAGGAAATTGAAACGATGTACGCATAA